The DNA segment TGGGGTGAATTTGAATATGTCTGTTTTTTATTTTACAGAGGAAAGCCTTTATGAACTTTGAAAACCATTGTGTTATTGGGTGACTTGGTTGCTTGACATGGTGACATTTTGGTATGTGTGTAAATGTTTCAATTAGTCTTGAAACAAGTTAGAGCCAACCTAATGATCTAAATTAGATGCCGACATGGATATGTTTTTCTCCTTAGACTTATTTATTGATTCTTTACATAATTATTCCAAAAATTTCTTTCCCAATGCATTAACTTAATGAATAAAAAAATCTTTACTTTTTAGGTGGGAATGGAAACAGAGGGTTTTGCTATTTATGATTCAATGATGCAGTTAAAAAATGAGGTGAGTTATCTTTTGCAAAAttgtattttcattattttgttgGTGATGGTACCAAAACAGGTTGACTTATGTAGTGACTTGGTGATGGTTTTGACGGTAGAGGTGGGTAATTATGGTGGCAATAGTTATCATTCTATTTTGTAACTCAATTCCGACTACAATTTTATGAGGCAGAtgcttaaaatttattttgttggTGCTCCTGGAATTTTGTTATCTAACTATTTACACTGAAGGAAATCTGTTCATAATTATTTGATCAATTTGACTTTTGCATATAAATGTGAATGTATGCTTGTGTGTTCTGTCCTAGGATTTTGCTTTGTGACTGGGTTATTGTTGCTCAAACAGATACATACAGTTGCTGTTGGAGCTGCTATTGGCCAGGCTTGTCTACTACTTGCAGCAGGAACAAAAGGCAAACGGTTTATGATGCCACATGCAAAAGGCACAAAGCAATTTCTTGTTAAATTTGCATTGAATTATTTTTATGCATTTCATCCCAACTTTTATTCAAAGCTAAGTGttcttttaaattatatttcagCCATGATCCAACAGCCTAAAGTTCCATCTTCAGGTCTGATGCCTGCAAGTGATGTTCTTATCCGTGCAAAAGAGgttagttaaatttattttgttgCTGGAACTACAGTTTCCAGGACAACTGGACAATGTggtttatattttcatattattgCTTTTAGATCCCAATGTACAATTGTTACTTGACTCCTCTGCATGTGGTCTTCTGCAGTCAAAAGAGGAATGCTTCTTAAAGACTAAAAATGTGATGAGTTAGAATCTAAACATGTCTTGTTTTGAACTTCCCACTTACATTTATGCTGTTGGTATGAATATAAGAAGTTCATCACTTCCTGGAACTTTGATCTGAGAGCCTTGAAAAGTTGCAACTGtaaatcaaattgaaatttataattcTGAAGATCTTACTGCCATAATTGTTTTTGCAGGCAATAACTAACAGGGATACCCTTATTGAACTTCTGGCCAAGCACACTGAAAATGTGAGTATGGCTTGTTAGCTTTCTTCAATTATTTAATGCAAATTGAGCTGGATTTGTTAACaacttgaataacttgatttttcctcagtctgtagAGACAGTAGCTAATGTAATGAAAAGACCATTCTATATGGATTCTAGAAGAGCTAAAGATTTCGGGGTAATTGACAAAGTAAGTTCATATGTAATACTCATTTTTTTCTCTTGTATCCTTGTGTGTTCCATTTCCTGAAAGGGTTTTTGCATTTTAACTAATCTAATGTGCAAATATTATATCCAGATTCTTTGGCGTGGTCAGGAAAAGATAATGGCAGATGTTGTTCCTCCAGAAGAATGGGACAGGATGGCGGGCATTAAAATTGCAGATCCATTCTAGTGGTGCTTTAGAGGTTTGTAATGCTGGTTGTGGTGCACACAGTTGTCTTGGATGAAGCTAGACGCCATGGCCGACTTAAAGATCTGTGTTCAAGATGATATACTAGAAGGGTAAAAAGCCTTGTAGTGGGAACAATAAAATTACCTGTTGTGTGCAAAGATACTGATTCTGTACAATTTTACTTATCATCTAAGAAAAAGTAGGTATCTCAATACCCTAGGATAttatcttttctttctcttttccaCCAATCCAAACAAAGTGTTAATTTGGAGGAGCTAAATGGATGGAGTTACAAATGATCAATTTATTCAGTGCTGGCTTATTCAAATGTAGGCATTCTTATTCGGTTAAAGAATATTTACTTGATTTtaagtaaattttaaatatttttttttgaatatgtcttttttaataatatttaaaataattttttttttttttttacttcaaaAAGTATATTTGAAGCATTATGCTAATCAGGGTCTTATATAGACGCATAGGCTTTAAACAGATTGAAGGATTGGAGGATGGATCACGGGCTGATCTAGTGagttcttaaaaaataatttaaatattatagttAATAATAtaagtaaatttttatttatttaatttttaatttaaaaaaatataatcttGATggtgtttttaaattttatataaaaatataaatttaaatattattgttATTTCTTTTAagcatttttaaataatatataaaaaatatttttataaatgaataattattttctttgttaaaaatttcaaattaagttacaaagattcacaaatttaaaatttagttaCAATCAAACTATGTATTATCTTAAATGTATTTAAAAAagtatttgataaaaaaatataaatatataatatatatatatttattaataaaaataaaatataagaattatattattaaatataaagaaTAAATTATTGCCTAACTTATTAACGTCATAGACTTGTTGTAATTTATCCTATAAATAAAATAGTTAAATTGATGAAATTGAAAAACGAGTCTAACAAAATAATGCAGCAACCTTTCACAGAACAGGCCCCCAAACTGTAGCAAACAGCATATAAAACACTGGAGGGAAAATCAGTTAGTCTCCGCTCTCCTCCGGTGCAGTCCAAATTCCCAAAGTCTCCGGAAGGAAGAGATAGAGGGAGGACATGGGTAATCCCTCTTTCTCCCTCAGATTCGCCGTATTTCTCTCGTTCTCTGTCGCAGCTTCGTCTTCCTCTCAGTTCTATTTCTTCCAAAAATCACGCTCACCATTCCCTTCTTCACCTCCAATCCCTAAAGCCACACCCTCCGATTTGCTCTCCGTCTTAGGCCCCGCCAATCAATCCTCCAAAATCAATCCTGTCGTATCGCAAGAACTCATATCCTGCTTCAAATTCCTTGTTCCCTTCATTCCTCCAAACACCAAACCTCAGAATCAACACTCTTACGCTTGCGCTAATCGAAAACTCGCATCAGAACATATCATCCATGTTAGAAACCAGAGAGAAGAGAATGAGCTTATTTGGTGGCCGCCTGAACCAGTTCTGGAGCTGGCTCGCCTTGCCGTTGACTCTGGCAGCGATCCTGACGCAATCCATCGAGTTCTGGATCCTACGGTCTTACCTGTAAGTTCATATAAGCTTCTGTACATTATGCTTTTAGACTTGTATTTTCAAGATTGCTTGCTAGAATATGTAACCAGAGCATGTAATGTTTTAGATTCCTGACGTTGAAGGATCAAAAGAAAATCGATGTGAGCTCACTAGAACGCCATATGGGAGGCGTTTCATAAGTCAGGTTTTCATAAAGCCTGTTATATATTTCCTGTTTTTTGCTAGTATGGCCTACAATTTTTGTCAACGTACTATTTCTTTGTTAAATTGCAGGAGTTGAATTCTTATCTCAAATTTTTATTTGAAGTGATTGCTGCTCGAGGTCCCTCGATTGGGCTGGATGTTTCATTGAATCGCTATGATTTCTTTCATGGTCACCTCTTCCTTGCTACAAAAACAGGAAGGCTTGGTATATTGTAAGTTTGCATCTCTTTTCTCTCTTCGCTTGTAATTTTAAGGGTTTTTGTTACTAAGAAATGCTACAAGAATAGAACGCTCTCTTGAAGATACGATTGTTTTTATTAGGTTAAATGGGAAAGTTGTTTGAAGTATTCAAAAAGGTCACTTCTAGTGACACGACTCTTCTTAGTAAGTTTGTTATCTTATGGCGGTTTGTCGGTTTATTTATTGTTTTTAGTTTCTTCCTTAATTTTTCAGGTTTCATGCTAAAGAATACCCAGCTTATGATAAAGAAGTATTTCCATACAATATGGGATATTGTCAAAAAGGTCAAACTCAAATGATGATAACTTTGATCTTTGTTACTAAATCAGTATAACAGTTTTCATACCCTTATTCTTACTCCATTATACTGGATCAGCTCATTACTCATGAATTAATCTGTAGATATTGTgctatttctaatgcaatttttTCCCCTTTCAGGTTCTACTGTAACTTATGATGATTCAATGAATTTTCGGAACATTCTCTGGCTTGCACCTTTTCCAAGCAAGTCCTCTAAAGCTTGGGAGGCACCGGGTAAACTTCCCATGTCAAACCGTGTCAAGTGACTGCTTTTGTATAATTGCAACTGAAAATTTACTGTTTCGTTGGATAAAATTCTGTTACATACCAATCCCATATCTCACAAGCTCTATTATTTCTCATCATTATATATTCAGTCTGAATGGCACCACCAAAGTGTTAAGCCCCAAAAAGCTGAATTTTATGCTTCTAGACAATATTTAAATGCTAAGTTACTTGTTTCTGGTTTTATCTGCTGGTGGTGGATGTCAAGAGGCTTAATTTTCTATAGTAACATCCTTCAAGGATGTTATTAGTTGTGCCATTAAATAGTTGGCCTGATCTCTTTAGTATGGATTGATGATATTGAGTTGCAGTTGCGTGGAACATATATAGCAAAAGGAcatgatagattgcatatcataaaGTTAATTCCTTTTCTGAGTTATACGAAGTTTTACATGAGGAACAAATAGGACTTGAATGTGTGCTTTTCTTTGTGTGTTTGTGTGTGCGTGCCATGGATGGATAACTTTCTTTGGAAATGTATGATATATATTTGCTAGAAGAACAATTAGCACAAATTATCTATTCTTTTGCTTCTTCAGGATTTGAGTTATTTGATATTATCTATAACTTTTTCAGCAAATACTATAATGTAGTTAGGTGTCAATATTCCTGCTGTACCTCATGTAATgcagtttgatatttgatttgaTAGGAGTCCTTGTTGTGCTGGATGCCCGTCCAGGAGGAATCATATACCGAGATCTCATTCCTGAATATGTAAATTTTGCAAGGACCATATATGAAGGTCTGGGTTTCCATTATTCTTTCTTATACCATTTGTGAAATTAGAAGATTCAAACTATGAAGGCTTTACCATATCTTCATGATATTATTGGTCTTTACCAGAATGGTATTATTGGTGTGGCAGATGATTTTGGAGATGTTGTTGTTGATGTCAATTACTTGAATGTTGGAGGGACAGTTCCCAGTTATGAGATCTTCATATGCTGAATCCTTCAGGTAGGCAGCTCTTCTCTTTTTTGACTTGTTAGATAGTGGTATGTTGTAACCCtgcatttttgtcattttttcCCTGTTCTCTTTAGGTGGTATATTTTGTATGGTCGAAATACAAGTTTTAATCCCTGGGACATTCTCTTGGAGACATTATTTATCTTTTCCAAAAGTTGCATTACCAGTTCGACTTTGCATCCGTGCCTAATTGCAATCCCCAAGACTATGAATACATGATAACTAGGTGTTTTCCGCCGGTGATAATTATATGATGACCACAGGGTGGGCAATTGATAGAAGAaccaaggaaaaaaaaatcaggGTCTGCATGAAAGAGATGCAGAAAATGATATTGCATTTCAAGTGAACAAAAAGCAGCACTGTTGGAAAGCACAGCTGCGTCAAATTTGTCAAGGATGCATTTTATGCTGATTACTGAGATGTGATTTTATGTGATGGATATAAAACGGGGGACAAGAAAGCCATGGTTGACATGAGCTTATTAGAATCTTAGCGCCATTGGATTAGCAGGCATGGATTAAAGGGTGATTTACCCTGAGATCCCCAGGGTTAGCTATAATTCATTATTTAGTTGGTTTCTGAATTTTGACAATTATATTAAAAGGTCCTTATAATTTAATTCCATCGACATCCATTAATTTTCTTATGCTTCTGCCGTTAGTcagtatatatatttatataaagagagagagagagagagagagagagagagagagagtgcagACCCTAGGGAGCTCAGGGTAATTCATCCATGATTATATGATTTTACTAGAATGTGGTAGAAGGTTTTCATCTGTCCACCATTTCCAATTAATTTGTGACAAGTCGATACCTAGTTGGCATCAAGTTGTGTGCAGCTTGGCCAGTGCTAAGTCTAAATCTGTGACAATGGTCCACGTATCAAGTAAACAGAAATCAGAATATCAGAATGTATCTTGTCTCTTATCAACATCTTCTGTTATTCAGTCTATAGAAAATGACTTTTTCTCATGATTCTTCTACAGACAACTTAAATGTaaagcaacaattttcatgaTTTTGAGTTATGttatgaattgattgaaattgatttCAATTTACAAAAGGGAGTCAAAAGAtgattcaattttaaaattttatgcaaATTGAAAAGTGTAATTGTTATTAAATTTAAGTTCGCAAGCGTCGTAGAATTTTGGTGTTTAGATATTGCATGAAAATTTAGTTCGTCAATCCGGCTCCTGAATCCTTTGCTAAAAATGCCACGTGTCCGTTGGTCCCTACATAAACCACAACTTACCCTTGTCCTTTTCTTCGGTCCATTACTGAATATTTTCCTCCGGGCCTTTTTATACCTAAATCGACATTTGCATATGTGCGCACTACGCACTCCCTCGTACACTGAATCGGAGTCTCGTGCCTTGCCCACTCTCTCTTCACACAAAGCTCGCCTCAACGCCTTCATCGTTTCCACCTTTTCTCTACACCCGCTGCTCTCTTTCCCTGCGCACTATAAACCAAAACCTGCCGTTTAAACTCTGAAACTTCTCTGTTTACAGGAATATCATATGCATTAATGGCCGTACACAGGATCGAAAGAGCAGATCTATGGAAGAGCAAGGCGCGAGTATTGCAGCTTCGGCTCAGAGAACGGTTCCGAGTGGCTGTAGACCGGCATCGCAGACGGCCGTCGATGTTTTCCGATGGTTACTTCTCGTCGACGGTTCAACGGCTGCTGATTCACTTCCGGGACTTTCGCCAGGGCTCTCTGCAGTCTTCTTCAGCCTTTTATCGTAAAAGAGGTCGGTCTATATCCCTATATATATTTTGACAGGTTCTTATTTTCCTTAACTGTTGCTTTATTCTTGGTGCTGTCATGGATTTTGTTATTTGATCATCCACCTATGAGACTTTTGTTTTCttgctctttctttctttctttttttctttctttctttggcaCTGTTTGGCTGTTATTAACGTTTATTGTTTAATTTTGTGTCTGCGGCTAGTTTAGGTGATATGATTGATCTTGTTTTGGTCAAATTTAGTGGTGAATTGATAATCAATAATTGAACTTTACGCATAGCCAGTAGTTCTTCTTTCATTTTTAATGATATTAGTTGTGGTTTTTTTGGTTTTTTGGTCTAGCTTTTTTAGTAACTTAAATTGTAGGAACTATGATTCCAAAAGAAAATTTTCAGCTTATTATATCTAAGTTGGGCAAAGCCATTAGGGAGAAATTTCAGCTTATTATAGTAAGTGTTGATTAAATCATGATTTGTAGTGGATTTTTGTGACTGCAGTTAGTAAGGACTTTACTGCTGAAGAAGATTCTGTTATTATTCGCATGCTTCAGTCCGTTGCTGTTCCTCTCCttggaaatatgtgtcatgtatTTATGAATGGTCTTAATCATGTTCAGGTATGTGACTTGCTTGACTTGTGATAAaatcttttcttctctttttgaTCATCTGATTTTTTCGTTGAACTTTGAGTTTTGCAATATTTATATGGGATTTCTGGTCTAATATTCATTTTTTTTAGTATTACAGGTCTACGGGTTAGAGAAATTACATGATGCATTGCTTCATAGGCCTAGGAACAAACCTCTTTTAACGGTATAAATCTCAGTGGAAAGCTACGGATCACGTTCTTTTACCTTGTTTAATTTTCTCTGATTAGTGTAATTTCAGGTTATGCGAACTGGAATATTCATCTCCACTTccttttcatttattcatttccaATAGTATATCATGGATTATGATGATGAGTTGATCATCAAGTTTTTCTCCATCCGCAGGTGAGCAATCATGTTGCTTCTGTGGATGATCCATTTGTTATTTCTTCACTACTTCCTCAGAGAGTACTTTTGGATGCTCAGAACTTAAGATGGACACTTTGTGCAACTGACCGCTGTTTTCGTAATCCTGTGACTTCTGCATTTTTTCGATCTGTCAAAGTATTGCCTGTAGCTCGTGGTGATGGAATTTATCAGAAGGTACTGTGATTAGTATTTCCATCTGTTAAAATGCAATGGTTAATTGTTGTGTTGTGTCAAACTAATTGATGGACATGTTAGTTACAATGCATGAAATATTTTGAGTCTTTTGGAAGATCTACAGACGACAGTTAGACGTTTAAATATTTGAATGCTTGCTTGTTATAAAATGATGTTTAAAAATACCTTGTTTGATGCCACTCTATTTCTGCCTGCTTCTCTCTCACACGACCATCCCCTCCTGACCAAATGTTTGCAATTTTATTTCTTGGTTGTCAATTTTTCCTTCCACGAATAGGATGCATATTTTCATCTTACTTCTTTGCACAGGGCA comes from the Hevea brasiliensis isolate MT/VB/25A 57/8 chromosome 5, ASM3005281v1, whole genome shotgun sequence genome and includes:
- the LOC110651230 gene encoding uncharacterized protein LOC110651230 gives rise to the protein MGNPSFSLRFAVFLSFSVAASSSSQFYFFQKSRSPFPSSPPIPKATPSDLLSVLGPANQSSKINPVVSQELISCFKFLVPFIPPNTKPQNQHSYACANRKLASEHIIHVRNQREENELIWWPPEPVLELARLAVDSGSDPDAIHRVLDPTVLPIPDVEGSKENRCELTRTPYGRRFISQELNSYLKFLFEVIAARGPSIGLDVSLNRYDFFHGHLFLATKTGRLGILFHAKEYPAYDKEVFPYNMGYCQKGSTVTYDDSMNFRNILWLAPFPSKSSKAWEAPGVLVVLDARPGGIIYRDLIPEYVNFARTIYEDDFGDVVVDVNYLNVGGTVPSYEIFIC